One window from the genome of Oryza glaberrima chromosome 3, OglaRS2, whole genome shotgun sequence encodes:
- the LOC127766445 gene encoding protein MIZU-KUSSEI 1-like, with translation ALPPATPRTPRPEITLRQPSSQAQQKQKRAPSAAARRPSRALRAIRALLRSLPFVAPAACRPSSALPRRHNRPHDGHAGGGARVTGTFYGHRRARITLAVQERPGSLPSLVLELGVPTAKLMQEISTGGGHVRVALECEKRPKKLPSAPPEQASVSLLEEAMWTAYVNGRRVGYAVRREASEGDLAVMQLLSTVSVGAGVLPGDVLAEPAGAEGDGEVTYMRAGFDRVAGSKDSESFYMVNPDGDAGAGAGGGTELSIFFVRV, from the coding sequence gcgctgccgccggccacgccgcgcACGCCGCGCCCCGAGATCACGCTCCGGCAGCCGTCGTCCCAGGcgcagcagaagcagaagcgcgcgccgtccgccgcggcgcggaggccgTCGCGGGCGCTCCGCGCCATCCGCGCGCTGCTCCGGTCGCTCCCGTTCGTGGCGCCCGCCGCGTGCCGCCCGTCGTCCGCGCTCCCGCGGCGGCACAACAGGCCGCACGAcgggcacgccggcggcggggcgcgcgtGACGGGGACGTTCTACGGCCACCGGCGCGCGCGCATCACCCTCGCCGTCCAGGAGCGGCCCGGCAGCCTCCCGTCCCTCGTGCTCGAGCTCGGCGTGCCGACGGCGAAGCTGATGCAGGAGATCTCCACCGGCGGCGGGCACGTCCGCGTCGCGCTGGAGTGCGAGAAGAGGCCCAAGAAGttgccgtcggcgccgccggagcaggCGAGCGTGAGCCTCCTGGAGGAGGCCATGTGGACGGCGTACGTGAACGGGCGGCGCGTCGGGTACGCGGTGAGGCGGGAGGCGTCGGAGGGCGACCTCGCCGTGATGCAGCTGCTGAGCACGGTGTcggtcggcgccggcgtgctGCCCGGGGACGTGCTGGCCGAGCCGGCCGGGGCGGAGGGAGACGGCGAGGTGACGTACATGCGCGCCGGGTTCGACAGGGTCGCCGGGAGCAAGGACTCGGAGTCGTTCTACATGGTCAaccccgacggcgacgccggcgccggcgccggcggcgggacggAGCTGAGCATATTCTTTGTCAGGGTGTAG
- the LOC127766825 gene encoding peptidyl-prolyl cis-trans isomerase CYP22, which yields MASSGGAAISAGPTPPSAAAAASSVDWHLRPPNPKNPVVFFDVTIGSIPAGRIKMELFADIVPKTAENFRQFCTGEHRKSGLPQGYKGCQFHRVIKDFMIQGGDYMKGDGTGCTSIYGTKFDDENFIAKHTGPGLLSMANSGVNSNGSQFFITCAKCEWLDNKHVVFGRVLGDGMLAVRKIENVATGPNNRPKLACVISECGEM from the exons ATGGCGTCCTCGGGGGGAGCGGCGATCTCGGCGGGgcccacgccgccgtcggcggcggcggcggcgtcgtcggtggACTGGCACCTGCGGCCGCCGAACCCGAAGAACCCGGTGGTGTTCTTCGACGTGACCATCGGGTCCATCCCCGCCGGCCGCATCAAGATGGAGCTCTTCGCCGACATCGTCCCCAAGACGGCGGAGAACTTCCG GCAGTTCTGCACCGGAGAGCACAG GAAATCAGGTTTACCACAGGGATATAAGGGTTGTCAGTTCCATCGAGTGATCAAAGATTTCATGATTCAGGGAGGTGACTATATGAAG GGGGATGGTACTGGATGCACGTCAATCTATGGTACCAAATTTGATGATGAAAACTTCATTGCAAAGCATACTGGTCCTGGCCTACTTTCTATG GCAAATAGTGGGGTGAACTCTAATGGATCTCAG TTCTTTATAACTTGTGCAAAATGTGAATGGCTGGACAACAAGCATGTGGTTTTTGGG AGGGTGCTAGGGGATGGTATGCTTGCTGTGCGGAAGATCGAGAATGTTGCAACTGGACCAAACAACCGACCGAAGCTCGCATGTGTCATAAGCGAGTGTGGTGAGATGTAG
- the LOC127766826 gene encoding splicing factor 3B subunit 6-like protein, producing MAAVSLRKSNARLPPEVNRVLYVRNLPFNISSEEMYDIFGKYGAIRQIRLGNAKDTRGTAFVVYEDIYDAKNAVDHLSGFNVANRYLIVLYYQPAKMSKKSDVKKKEEEITRLQEKYGLGSKTPSSAPDA from the coding sequence atggcggcggtgagctTGAGGAAGAGCAACGCGAGGCTGCCGCCGGAGGTGAACAGGGTGCTGTACGTGCGGAACCTGCCGTTCAACATCTCGAGCGAGGAGATGTACGACATCTTCGGCAAGTACGGCGCGATCCGGCAGATCCGGCTGGGGAACGCCAAGGACACCAGGGGCACGGCCTTCGTCGTCTACGAGGACATCTACGACGCCAAGAACGCCGTCGACCACCTCTCCGGCTTCAACGTCGCCAACCGCTACCTCATCGTGCTCTACTACCAGCCGGCCAAGATGTCCAAGAAGTCGGACGtcaagaagaaggaggaggagatcaccAGGCTGCAGGAGAAGTATGGCCTCGGCTCCAAGACGCCTTCATCCGCCCCCGACGCGTAG
- the LOC127766824 gene encoding uncharacterized protein LOC127766824 gives MKVRASVKRLCAYCKVVKRRGIVFIQCKANAKHKQRQGFSTLAEAAAACHPPPPPLLTNTSPAVAAAVAEASKVAKQEPSMKFNWPLGLAALLKNSDK, from the exons atgaaggttCGCGCGTCGGTGAAGCGGCTGTGCGCGTACTGCAAGGTGGTGAAGCGCAGGGGCATCGTGTTCATCCAGTGCAAGGCCAACGCCAAGCACAAGCAGCGCCAGGGCTTCTCCACgctcgccgaggccgccgccgcctgccaccccccacctccgccgctgctcACCAACACATCCccggctgtcgccgccgccgttgcgga GGCCTCGAAGGTTGCTAAGCAAGAGCCGTCTATGAAGTTTAATTGGCCTCTGGGTTTAGCTGCTCTGCTCAAGAACAGCGATAAATAA
- the LOC127765156 gene encoding ADP-ribosylation factor 1-like — translation MGLTFTKLFSRLFAKKEMRILMVGLDAAGKTTILYKLKLGEIVTTIPTIGFNVETVEYKNISFTVWDVGGQDKIRPLWRHYFQNTQGLIFVVDSNDRDRVVEARDELHRMLNEDELRDAVLLVFANKQDLPNAMNAAEITDKLGLHSLRQRHWYIQSTCATTGEGLYEGLDWLSSNIASKA, via the exons ATGGGGCTCACGTTCACCAAGCTGTTCAGCCGGCTCTTCGCCAAGAAGGAGATGCGGATCCTGATGGTGGGTCTTGACGCGGCCGGAAAGACCACAATCCTCTACAAGCTCAAGCTCGGCGAGATCGTCACCACCATCCCCACCATCG GATTCAATGTTGAAACCGTGGAGTACAAGAACATCAGCTTCACCGTCTGGGATGTGGGGGGTCAGGACAAG ATCAGGCCTCTGTGGAGGCATTATTTCCAGAACACCCAGGGTCTCATCTTTGTTGTGGACAGCAATGATAGGGACCGTGTTGTCGAAGCCAGGGATGAGCTCCACAGGATGCTGAACGAG GATGAGCTACGTGATGCTGTGCTGCTTGTCTTTGCTAACAAGCAAGATCTGCCAAACGCTATGAATGCTGCTGAGATCACTGATAAGCTTGGACTGCACTCCCTTCGCCAGCGACACTG GTATATCCAGAGCACTTGTGCTACAACAGGTGAGGGATTGTACGAGGGCCTGGACTGGCTGTCCAGCAACATTGCCAGCAAG GCCTAA